From Pseudonocardia autotrophica, one genomic window encodes:
- a CDS encoding acyl-CoA dehydrogenase family protein produces MDLTFTPAEEEFRSELRSWLSAHIPQEWTRPGFWESLDDDESFRLRRDWERDKADAGFAGIQWPIEYGGRGGTPGMKAIYDEETVRAHAPRTVNPLGLAFLAPTVMAIGTEAQKKEIIGPLLRNEVIWCQGFSEPGAGSDLAALSTKGIRDGDDFVVNGQKVWTTNAVHGDKIFTMVRTEAGSAKHRGISMLLIDMDQPGVTARPLRQMSGASEFGEVFFDDARVPAVDCLGEIGDGWRTAMLLLSFERGASGISQYTEFRRQYDEIVAVARTLGRDTDPVIRNELARVLTELECLRLHSMHVLTQVEQGRDLGFEASMTKLQWSETFQDLWEVYDQILGADATLDTLPDGTDLRPLHAQAMWSRSVTIWGGSSQVQRTITAERVLGLPR; encoded by the coding sequence ATGGACCTGACCTTCACCCCCGCCGAGGAGGAGTTCCGCAGCGAGCTGCGCTCCTGGCTCTCGGCGCACATCCCGCAGGAGTGGACCCGGCCCGGATTCTGGGAGTCGCTCGACGACGACGAGAGCTTCCGGCTGCGCCGCGACTGGGAGCGCGACAAGGCGGACGCGGGCTTCGCCGGAATCCAGTGGCCGATCGAGTACGGCGGCCGCGGCGGCACCCCCGGCATGAAGGCGATCTACGACGAGGAGACCGTCCGCGCGCACGCTCCGCGCACCGTCAACCCGCTCGGGCTGGCGTTCCTCGCCCCGACCGTGATGGCGATCGGCACCGAGGCGCAGAAGAAGGAGATCATCGGCCCGTTGCTGCGCAACGAGGTGATCTGGTGCCAGGGCTTCTCCGAGCCCGGTGCCGGGTCCGATCTGGCGGCGCTGTCCACCAAGGGCATCCGCGACGGCGACGACTTCGTCGTCAACGGGCAGAAGGTGTGGACCACCAACGCCGTGCACGGCGACAAGATCTTCACCATGGTCCGCACCGAGGCCGGATCGGCGAAGCACCGCGGGATCAGCATGCTGCTGATCGACATGGACCAGCCCGGGGTCACCGCACGCCCGCTCCGGCAGATGAGCGGGGCCAGCGAGTTCGGCGAGGTGTTCTTCGACGACGCCCGGGTGCCGGCCGTCGACTGCCTCGGCGAGATCGGCGACGGCTGGCGGACGGCGATGCTGCTGCTGTCCTTCGAGCGTGGCGCGTCCGGCATCTCCCAGTACACCGAGTTCCGCAGGCAGTACGACGAGATCGTCGCGGTCGCCCGGACGCTGGGCCGGGACACCGATCCGGTGATCCGCAACGAGCTCGCGCGGGTGCTCACCGAGCTGGAGTGCCTGCGGCTGCACTCGATGCACGTGCTCACCCAGGTCGAGCAGGGCCGTGATCTCGGCTTCGAGGCCTCGATGACCAAGCTGCAGTGGTCGGAGACGTTCCAGGACCTCTGGGAGGTCTACGACCAGATCCTGGGTGCCGACGCCACCCTCGACACCCTGCCGGACGGGACCGACCTGCGGCCGCTGCACGCGCAGGCCATGTGGTCCCGCTCGGTGACCATCTGGGGTGGGTCCTCGCAGGTCCAGCGCACCATCACCGCCGAGCGCGTGCTCGGCCTGCCGCGATAG
- a CDS encoding amidohydrolase family protein — MGTVDLPVPPRDDADVPRWTAELGLPGLVDVHVHFLPERMLHKVWAYFDEARTHYGTDWPVQYRLPEQQRYEVLEQLGVLAFAPLTYPHKAGMGEWLTGWAGEFADAHPRAVRTATLFPEPSVADYLGRAVEAGARMVKVHVQVGAFDPRDPLLRDAWGLLADAGIPAVVHCGDGPIPGRHTGLGIFAEVLEAHPSLRIVLAHAGMPDFRGALELLERFPNLVLDTTMVGTAFSERIAPLPADWPAQLARFPGRIVLGSDFPNIPYPYAEQLAAIHDWATAEPRLGQSFLRSVLYEAPAELLGVRDGLPSPSIQESPW, encoded by the coding sequence GTGGGCACCGTGGATCTCCCCGTGCCACCCCGCGACGACGCGGACGTCCCGCGCTGGACCGCCGAGCTGGGCCTGCCCGGCCTGGTCGACGTGCACGTGCACTTCCTGCCCGAGCGCATGCTGCACAAGGTGTGGGCCTACTTCGACGAGGCCAGGACGCACTACGGCACCGACTGGCCGGTGCAGTACCGGCTACCCGAACAGCAGCGCTACGAGGTGCTGGAACAGCTCGGTGTGCTCGCGTTCGCGCCGCTGACCTACCCGCACAAGGCGGGCATGGGGGAGTGGCTGACCGGCTGGGCCGGCGAGTTCGCCGACGCCCACCCGCGCGCCGTCCGCACCGCCACGCTCTTCCCGGAGCCCTCGGTCGCCGACTACCTGGGCCGGGCCGTCGAGGCCGGCGCCCGGATGGTCAAGGTGCACGTGCAGGTCGGCGCGTTCGATCCACGCGATCCGCTGCTGCGCGACGCCTGGGGGCTGCTCGCCGACGCCGGGATCCCGGCCGTCGTGCACTGCGGGGACGGCCCGATCCCGGGGCGGCACACCGGTCTCGGGATCTTCGCCGAGGTGCTCGAGGCACACCCGTCGCTGCGGATCGTGCTGGCGCACGCGGGCATGCCGGACTTCCGCGGGGCGCTGGAGCTGCTGGAGCGGTTCCCGAACCTGGTGCTGGACACGACGATGGTCGGCACCGCGTTCAGCGAGCGGATCGCCCCGCTGCCCGCGGACTGGCCGGCGCAGCTCGCGCGGTTCCCGGGCCGGATCGTGCTCGGGTCCGACTTCCCCAACATCCCCTATCCGTACGCGGAGCAGCTGGCGGCGATCCACGACTGGGCCACCGCCGAGCCGCGCCTCGGGCAGTCGTTCCTGCGCTCGGTGCTGTACGAGGCGCCGGCCGAACTGCTGGGCGTCCGCGACGGGCTGCCGTCCCCGAGCATCCAGGAGTCCCCGTGGTGA
- the ftsE gene encoding cell division ATP-binding protein FtsE yields the protein MIELQDVTKRYPASGRPALDRISLTVAAGEFAFLIGPSGSGKSTLLRLLLREDVPTSGIIRVDGRDVARLPRRKVPGLRQRIGCVFQDFRLLPKRSVAGNVAFALEVLGRKPAEIRTAVPELLEMVGLQGKAERMPHELSGGEQQRVAIARASVNRPPLLLADEPTGNLDPDTSREIMQVLERINRGGTTVLMATHDDSIVDAMRRRVIELSDGTVLRDESHAVYGAGR from the coding sequence GTGATCGAGCTGCAGGACGTCACCAAACGCTATCCGGCGTCCGGGCGTCCGGCGCTGGACCGGATCTCGCTGACCGTCGCCGCCGGTGAGTTCGCCTTCCTGATCGGGCCGTCCGGATCGGGCAAGTCGACCCTGCTGCGGCTGCTGCTCCGGGAGGACGTGCCGACCTCGGGGATCATCCGGGTCGACGGCCGCGACGTCGCCCGGCTCCCGCGGCGCAAGGTGCCCGGGCTGCGCCAGCGGATCGGCTGCGTGTTCCAGGACTTCCGGTTGCTGCCCAAGCGCAGCGTGGCGGGCAACGTCGCGTTCGCGCTCGAGGTGCTGGGGCGCAAGCCCGCCGAGATCCGGACCGCGGTCCCCGAGCTGCTGGAGATGGTCGGGCTGCAGGGCAAGGCCGAGCGGATGCCGCACGAGCTCTCCGGTGGGGAACAGCAGCGGGTCGCGATCGCCAGGGCGTCGGTGAACCGGCCGCCGCTGCTGCTGGCCGACGAGCCGACCGGCAACCTGGACCCGGACACCAGCCGGGAGATCATGCAGGTGCTCGAGCGGATCAACCGCGGTGGGACGACCGTGCTGATGGCCACCCACGACGACTCCATCGTGGACGCGATGCGCCGCCGGGTGATCGAGCTGTCCGACGGGACCGTGCTGCGCGACGAGTCGCACGCGGTGTACGGGGCGGGCCGGTAG
- the prfB gene encoding peptide chain release factor 2, which yields MNPDVQADLKDLDTTLSSIEAVADVPALRQEIEELSEQAGRPDLWDDVDAAQKITSRLAHAQGELRRLDDLRRRLDDLPVLYELAEDEDDSSAIADADADRTRLRTEIASLEVRTLLSGEYDQREALVTIRAEAGGVDAADFAEMLLRMYLRWAERHGYGTDVYDTSYAEEAGIKSATFAVHTPYAFGTLSVEAGTHRLVRISPFDNQGRRQTSFAGVEVAPVVEVTDHVEIDEKDLRVDVFRASGPGGQGVNTTDSAVRLTHIPTGIVVACQNERSQLQNKASAMTVLQAKLLERRRQEERELRDSFKDAGSSWGNQMRNYVLHPYQLVKDLRTDHEEGNPSQVLDGEIDQFIEAGIRWRRQQADAS from the coding sequence GTGAACCCCGACGTCCAGGCCGACCTGAAGGACCTCGACACCACGCTGTCCAGCATCGAGGCCGTCGCCGACGTGCCCGCGCTGCGGCAGGAGATCGAGGAGCTGTCCGAGCAGGCGGGCCGGCCGGACCTCTGGGACGACGTCGACGCCGCCCAGAAGATCACCAGCAGGCTCGCGCACGCCCAGGGTGAGCTGCGCAGGCTCGACGACCTCCGCCGCAGGCTCGACGACCTCCCGGTGCTCTACGAGCTCGCCGAGGACGAGGACGACAGCTCCGCGATCGCCGACGCCGACGCCGACCGCACCCGGCTGCGTACCGAGATCGCCTCGCTGGAGGTCCGGACGCTGCTCTCCGGCGAGTACGACCAGCGCGAGGCGCTGGTGACGATCCGCGCCGAGGCCGGTGGCGTCGACGCCGCCGACTTCGCCGAGATGCTGCTCCGCATGTACCTGCGCTGGGCCGAGCGGCACGGCTACGGCACCGACGTCTACGACACCTCCTACGCCGAGGAGGCAGGCATCAAGTCGGCCACCTTCGCGGTGCACACGCCGTACGCCTTCGGCACGCTCTCGGTCGAGGCGGGCACCCACCGGCTGGTCCGGATCTCCCCGTTCGACAACCAGGGCCGCAGGCAGACCTCGTTCGCCGGTGTCGAGGTGGCCCCGGTCGTCGAGGTCACCGATCACGTCGAGATCGACGAGAAGGACCTGCGGGTCGACGTGTTCCGGGCCTCGGGCCCGGGCGGCCAGGGCGTCAACACGACCGACTCCGCGGTCCGGCTCACCCACATCCCGACCGGGATCGTGGTCGCCTGCCAGAACGAGCGGTCGCAGCTGCAGAACAAGGCGTCCGCGATGACGGTGCTGCAGGCCAAGCTCCTGGAGCGGCGCCGGCAGGAGGAGCGCGAGCTGCGTGACTCGTTCAAGGACGCCGGTTCGTCCTGGGGCAACCAGATGCGCAACTACGTGCTGCACCCGTACCAGCTGGTGAAGGATCTGCGCACCGACCACGAGGAGGGCAACCCCTCCCAGGTGCTCGACGGCGAGATCGACCAGTTCATCGAGGCCGGCATCCGCTGGCGCCGTCAGCAGGCCGACGCGTCGTGA
- the smpB gene encoding SsrA-binding protein SmpB encodes MKEKGRKVIAQNRRARHDYAILEEFEAGVALKGTEVKSLRLGRASMVDAFATIDDGEIFLRGLHIPEYVRGSWTNHEPRRTRKLLLHRGEIDRLMGKTREGGLTLVPLSLYFNDGKVKCEIALARGKKDYDKRRDLAKKDAQREIARAVGRAAKGRARSLG; translated from the coding sequence ATGAAGGAAAAGGGCCGGAAGGTGATCGCGCAGAACCGTCGGGCCCGGCACGACTACGCGATCCTGGAGGAGTTCGAGGCCGGGGTCGCGCTGAAGGGGACCGAGGTGAAGAGCCTCCGTCTGGGCCGGGCGTCGATGGTCGACGCATTCGCCACGATCGACGACGGGGAGATCTTCCTGCGCGGTCTGCACATCCCGGAGTACGTCCGCGGGAGCTGGACCAACCACGAGCCGCGGCGCACTCGCAAGCTGCTGCTGCACCGCGGCGAGATCGACCGGCTGATGGGCAAGACCCGGGAGGGCGGGCTCACGCTCGTCCCGCTGTCGCTGTACTTCAACGACGGCAAGGTCAAGTGCGAGATCGCGCTGGCCCGCGGCAAGAAGGACTACGACAAGCGCCGCGACCTCGCGAAGAAGGACGCACAGCGGGAGATCGCCCGTGCCGTCGGCCGCGCCGCGAAGGGCCGGGCCCGCAGCCTGGGGTGA
- the ftsX gene encoding permease-like cell division protein FtsX: MRPALLTREVSSGLRRNVTMTVAMVLTTAVTLMSVGAGLLVLRTIDDISTLYTNRLEIQVALTADVSGSDQDCSEPTCASLRSAVETAPGVAAVTFESQEEAYTRFRELFAGQSVADVARPQSLPATLRVTLTDQEAGPAAVRAAVAERPGVRGVIDQRDVVGTLFDFLGGVRNVAFALAVVQAFAAVLLISNTVQVSAFTRRTEVGVMRLVGATRWTTQLPFLVEAAIAGAIGGALAGAGLVAAKYAVVDDLVAAIGQAGVIPPVRLTDVLLVSVLLVPVGAVVAGVTGYVTLRAYVKV; encoded by the coding sequence ATGCGGCCCGCACTGCTCACCCGCGAGGTCTCCTCGGGCCTGCGCCGGAACGTGACGATGACCGTCGCGATGGTGCTGACCACCGCCGTCACCCTGATGTCGGTCGGTGCCGGGTTGCTCGTACTGCGCACCATCGACGACATCTCCACGCTGTACACGAACCGGTTGGAGATCCAGGTCGCGCTCACCGCCGACGTCTCGGGCTCCGACCAGGACTGTTCCGAGCCGACGTGCGCGTCGCTGCGGTCGGCCGTCGAGACCGCCCCGGGCGTCGCCGCGGTGACGTTCGAGTCCCAGGAGGAGGCCTACACCCGGTTCCGGGAGCTGTTCGCCGGGCAGTCGGTCGCCGACGTCGCGCGCCCGCAGTCGCTGCCCGCGACCCTGCGGGTGACGCTCACCGACCAGGAGGCGGGACCGGCCGCCGTCCGCGCCGCCGTCGCCGAACGGCCGGGCGTGCGCGGGGTGATCGACCAGCGCGACGTCGTCGGGACGTTGTTCGACTTCCTGGGCGGCGTGCGGAACGTGGCGTTCGCGCTGGCCGTCGTGCAGGCGTTCGCGGCGGTACTGCTGATCTCCAACACGGTGCAGGTGTCGGCGTTCACCCGGCGCACCGAGGTGGGGGTGATGCGCCTGGTCGGGGCCACCCGGTGGACGACGCAACTGCCGTTCCTGGTGGAGGCGGCGATCGCCGGCGCGATCGGCGGCGCGCTCGCCGGGGCCGGGCTGGTGGCGGCCAAGTACGCGGTCGTCGACGATCTCGTCGCGGCGATCGGGCAGGCCGGCGTGATCCCGCCGGTCCGGCTGACCGACGTGCTGCTGGTGTCGGTCCTGCTGGTGCCGGTCGGTGCCGTCGTCGCGGGTGTCACCGGGTACGTGACGCTGCGCGCTTATGTGAAGGTCTGA
- a CDS encoding acyl-CoA dehydrogenase family protein: protein MYFALTDTQREFDRAVRDYLAQRFDLAAVREVVESADESGGSEGSGDSDGAAGAERSAGSGGNPASLWAAAGEQGWLAVTVPEEYDGLGLGLVEAQVIARALGAGVAPGPWRGTVLAAEAIRLAGSDTQRATWLPRLAAGEVVGAFASRGSAADGLPAVEYGATADVVVAPAEDGVPGLVLITGASATPVGSYDGTTRLAGLTGGSAEVLPGATVEVARELADRATVLVAADLVGIAREALSRTVGYDREREQFGVPVGSFQAIKHALADLHVGVTMAEHAALYASYAVQEGLDGADLAVAVAKAKANDVALQATAAMIQYHGGIGYTWEHEAHFFYKRARRLAGQWGDLTVARERIAALTM, encoded by the coding sequence GTGTACTTCGCACTCACCGACACCCAGCGCGAGTTCGACCGGGCCGTGCGCGACTACCTGGCGCAGCGGTTCGACCTGGCGGCCGTCCGTGAGGTCGTCGAGAGCGCCGACGAATCCGGTGGCTCCGAGGGCTCCGGGGACTCCGACGGCGCAGCGGGCGCCGAGCGTTCCGCGGGATCCGGGGGCAACCCGGCCTCGCTGTGGGCCGCCGCCGGCGAGCAGGGCTGGCTCGCCGTGACCGTCCCCGAGGAGTACGACGGGCTCGGGCTCGGCCTGGTCGAGGCGCAGGTGATCGCCCGGGCGCTCGGCGCCGGGGTGGCGCCGGGGCCCTGGCGGGGCACCGTGCTCGCGGCCGAGGCGATCCGCCTCGCCGGCTCCGACACCCAGCGCGCGACGTGGCTGCCCCGGCTGGCGGCCGGGGAGGTCGTCGGGGCGTTCGCGTCCCGCGGCTCGGCGGCCGACGGCCTGCCCGCCGTCGAGTACGGCGCGACCGCCGACGTCGTGGTGGCCCCCGCCGAGGACGGTGTGCCGGGCCTGGTGCTGATCACCGGCGCCTCGGCGACACCGGTCGGCTCCTACGACGGCACCACCCGGCTGGCCGGGCTGACCGGCGGGAGCGCCGAGGTGCTGCCGGGGGCGACGGTCGAGGTGGCGCGCGAGCTGGCGGACCGGGCGACCGTGCTGGTGGCGGCCGATCTGGTCGGCATCGCCCGCGAGGCGTTGTCGCGCACCGTCGGCTACGACCGGGAGCGGGAGCAGTTCGGCGTCCCGGTCGGATCCTTCCAGGCGATCAAGCACGCACTGGCCGACCTGCACGTCGGGGTGACGATGGCCGAGCACGCGGCGCTGTACGCGTCGTACGCCGTGCAGGAGGGGCTCGACGGAGCGGACCTCGCCGTCGCCGTGGCCAAGGCCAAGGCCAACGACGTCGCGCTGCAGGCGACCGCGGCGATGATCCAGTACCACGGCGGGATCGGGTACACCTGGGAGCACGAGGCGCACTTCTTCTACAAGCGCGCCCGCCGGCTGGCCGGCCAGTGGGGCGACCTCACGGTGGCCCGGGAGCGGATCGCGGCGCTCACGATGTGA
- the soxR gene encoding redox-sensitive transcriptional activator SoxR, with the protein MESSDLLTIGEIVERSGFPHSALRYYEREGLIAASRTSGGQRRYRRSVLRRLAFVRAARSLGIGLDEVRAALDSLPAERTPTRADWSRLSKAWRNRLDEQIDALTALRDGLDGCIGCGCLSMTTCRLVNPEDAAAVQGDGARRLPPALRRPPVHGR; encoded by the coding sequence ATGGAGTCGAGTGATCTCCTGACGATCGGCGAGATCGTCGAGCGGAGCGGGTTCCCGCACTCCGCATTGCGCTACTACGAGCGGGAGGGGCTGATCGCGGCGAGCCGCACCTCGGGTGGGCAGCGCCGGTACCGCCGCAGCGTGCTGCGCCGGTTGGCGTTCGTCCGGGCGGCCCGGTCGCTCGGGATCGGGCTGGACGAGGTGCGGGCCGCGTTGGACTCGCTCCCCGCCGAGCGCACGCCGACCCGGGCCGACTGGTCGCGGTTGTCGAAGGCCTGGCGCAACCGGCTCGACGAGCAGATCGACGCGCTGACCGCGCTGCGCGACGGTCTGGACGGCTGCATCGGATGCGGTTGCCTGTCCATGACGACCTGCCGGCTGGTCAACCCGGAGGACGCGGCGGCCGTCCAGGGCGACGGGGCGCGACGGCTGCCCCCCGCCCTGCGCAGGCCGCCGGTGCACGGGCGGTGA
- a CDS encoding PadR family transcriptional regulator, which translates to MALVTPVNATAAALLGLLHGGPMTGGQLVTAAGERFGLFFSVTRSQVYRELPALTEEGLLRLGKQGPRASQQYVVTAAGKRAFKAWLAAGGDADAVRSPLVLRLLHAGSLTVKQRTELLRAAREAYAERLAAARAAAKATTDPYGRPVADFAVAHTRAMIKLIDAVPED; encoded by the coding sequence ATGGCCCTTGTCACACCGGTCAATGCGACCGCCGCCGCACTGCTCGGTCTGCTGCACGGCGGCCCGATGACCGGCGGCCAGTTGGTCACCGCGGCCGGTGAGCGGTTCGGTCTGTTCTTCTCGGTCACCCGCAGCCAGGTCTACCGGGAGCTGCCGGCGCTCACCGAGGAGGGACTGCTCCGGCTGGGCAAGCAGGGCCCGCGGGCGAGCCAGCAGTACGTCGTCACCGCGGCGGGCAAGCGCGCGTTCAAGGCGTGGCTGGCCGCGGGCGGCGACGCCGACGCGGTGCGCAGCCCGCTGGTGCTGCGGCTGCTGCACGCCGGATCGCTCACGGTGAAGCAGCGCACCGAGCTGCTGCGTGCGGCCCGCGAGGCCTACGCCGAGCGGCTCGCCGCAGCGCGAGCCGCCGCGAAGGCCACCACCGACCCGTACGGCAGGCCGGTCGCCGACTTCGCGGTCGCGCACACCCGCGCGATGATCAAGCTGATCGACGCGGTGCCCGAGGACTGA
- a CDS encoding zinc-binding dehydrogenase encodes MLAIVQHHHGGPEVLVPREIPDPEPGAGEVRIRVEAAGVHLVDATLRAGGAGPFPAPALPTVPGREVAGIVDALGPGSRPDLLGARVCAHLGPGGSGGYAAAAIAAADGLHRLPDGVGAAAAVAVLGTGRMTEGLLELARPRAGETALVTSAAGGIGTLLVQALAAEGLTVLAAAGSGRLPGPLPAGVTPLAYDRPGWTDDAREATGGRGVDLVFDGVGGDAGRGAFDLLAPGGRVLLHGWSAGTPTPFGPDELWERALTVSVALGPPILALGLRRLEERALARLADGRWSPVVSSYPLADAARAHADLEARRTRGKVVLVP; translated from the coding sequence ATGCTCGCCATCGTCCAGCACCACCACGGAGGCCCCGAGGTCCTCGTCCCCCGCGAGATCCCCGATCCCGAGCCCGGCGCCGGCGAGGTGCGGATCCGGGTCGAGGCGGCCGGGGTACACCTGGTGGACGCCACCCTGCGGGCCGGCGGCGCCGGCCCGTTCCCGGCACCCGCGCTGCCCACCGTCCCCGGCCGGGAGGTCGCGGGGATCGTCGACGCCCTCGGTCCCGGCAGCCGTCCGGACCTGCTCGGCGCCCGGGTCTGCGCCCATCTCGGCCCGGGCGGCTCCGGTGGCTACGCCGCGGCCGCGATCGCCGCGGCGGACGGGTTGCACCGGCTGCCGGACGGCGTCGGTGCCGCAGCCGCAGTGGCGGTGCTCGGGACCGGGCGGATGACCGAGGGCCTGCTGGAACTGGCCCGGCCCCGCGCCGGGGAGACCGCACTGGTGACCTCCGCGGCCGGCGGCATCGGGACGCTGCTGGTGCAGGCGCTGGCCGCCGAGGGGCTGACGGTGCTCGCCGCGGCCGGATCCGGCCGGCTCCCCGGGCCGCTACCGGCCGGGGTCACCCCGCTGGCCTATGACCGGCCCGGCTGGACCGACGACGCCCGCGAGGCCACCGGGGGGCGCGGCGTCGATCTGGTCTTCGACGGCGTCGGCGGCGACGCCGGGCGCGGCGCGTTCGACCTGCTGGCCCCAGGGGGCCGGGTTCTGCTGCACGGCTGGTCAGCGGGCACCCCGACTCCATTCGGGCCCGACGAGCTGTGGGAGCGAGCGCTCACCGTGAGCGTGGCGCTCGGTCCGCCGATCCTCGCCCTGGGCCTGCGCAGGCTCGAGGAGCGGGCGCTCGCCCGGCTCGCGGACGGCCGTTGGTCGCCGGTGGTGAGCAGCTACCCGCTGGCCGACGCGGCCCGCGCGCACGCTGACCTGGAGGCCCGTCGCACCCGGGGGAAGGTCGTGCTGGTGCCCTGA
- a CDS encoding LolA-like protein, which yields MIRGSRASLVVLGAVLAVLLAGCTGGDSAAGPDPSPTPQDVVTGAGTALVEAGTARVTVTLDGPTGPLSGGGPVRFDPFAADLTVALGTRGAHVRVLDDDAWLRLGGAEQWQRVSTDLLPIGALSGALHATSGLRDVTEQGPEDVNGVPAVRYAGTVDLTAARDAAPGSAEATRLDELAGLVSPNPGFGAWIGAPGTEQDGRLLQLRLEPAEAATGTVTLTFAEPGLPVDVTAP from the coding sequence GTGATCCGGGGTTCCCGGGCGTCGCTCGTCGTACTCGGTGCGGTGCTGGCGGTGCTGCTCGCCGGCTGCACCGGTGGTGACTCCGCGGCGGGGCCGGACCCGTCGCCGACCCCGCAGGACGTCGTGACCGGGGCCGGGACCGCGCTCGTCGAGGCCGGGACGGCACGGGTGACCGTCACCCTCGACGGGCCGACCGGTCCGCTCAGCGGCGGTGGCCCGGTCCGCTTCGATCCGTTCGCCGCGGACCTCACCGTCGCGCTCGGCACCCGCGGTGCGCACGTGCGGGTGCTCGACGACGACGCCTGGCTCCGGCTCGGCGGGGCCGAGCAGTGGCAGCGGGTCTCCACCGACCTGCTGCCGATCGGCGCGCTGAGCGGGGCACTGCACGCGACGTCCGGGCTGCGCGACGTCACCGAGCAGGGCCCGGAGGACGTCAACGGCGTCCCGGCGGTGCGCTACGCCGGAACGGTGGACCTGACCGCGGCCCGCGACGCCGCGCCCGGATCCGCCGAGGCGACCCGGCTGGACGAGCTCGCCGGGCTGGTCTCCCCGAATCCGGGGTTCGGCGCCTGGATCGGCGCCCCCGGCACCGAGCAGGACGGCCGGTTGCTGCAGCTGCGCCTGGAGCCGGCCGAGGCCGCCACCGGCACGGTCACCCTGACGTTCGCCGAGCCCGGCCTGCCGGTCGACGTGACGGCGCCCTGA
- a CDS encoding tyrosine-protein phosphatase — translation MTDLVPDRWLTFDGLANARDVGGLPLEGGGRVRAGVLLRTESLEGLSRADVARLTGELDVVQVLDLRKDEELVISGAGALAGAGVTVHRLSFIPDAGRGLPELGDDADPLVAHYLAYLGDRGANVVTGVRRIAERETGATVVHCAAGKDRTGVLVALVCSAIGVPRAEVVADYALSATRIDALFRRWTTAAGQPMPAAEEIDRHRPRAEVMEAFLRLLDERHGGPVRWLQEHGLTDDELTALRSRLRDENG, via the coding sequence GTGACGGATCTGGTGCCGGACCGCTGGCTGACCTTCGACGGCCTCGCCAATGCCCGCGACGTCGGCGGCCTCCCGCTGGAGGGCGGTGGCCGGGTCCGGGCGGGTGTGCTGCTGCGGACCGAGTCGCTGGAGGGGTTGAGCCGGGCCGACGTCGCCCGGCTGACCGGTGAGCTCGACGTCGTGCAGGTGCTGGACCTGCGCAAGGACGAGGAACTGGTGATCAGTGGCGCGGGGGCGTTGGCCGGCGCCGGGGTCACCGTGCACCGGCTCAGCTTCATCCCGGACGCCGGGCGCGGCCTGCCGGAGTTGGGCGACGACGCCGATCCGTTGGTCGCCCACTACCTGGCCTATCTGGGGGACCGGGGCGCGAACGTGGTCACCGGTGTCCGCCGGATCGCCGAGCGGGAGACCGGTGCGACCGTGGTGCACTGCGCGGCCGGGAAGGACCGCACCGGTGTGCTGGTCGCACTGGTGTGCTCGGCGATCGGCGTCCCGCGGGCCGAGGTGGTCGCCGACTACGCACTGTCGGCGACCAGGATCGACGCCCTGTTCCGGCGCTGGACGACGGCGGCCGGGCAGCCGATGCCGGCGGCCGAGGAGATCGACCGGCACCGGCCGCGGGCCGAAGTGATGGAGGCCTTCCTGCGGCTGCTCGACGAGCGGCACGGCGGACCGGTCCGCTGGCTGCAGGAGCACGGGCTCACCGACGACGAACTGACCGCCCTGCGTTCCCGGCTTCGTGACGAGAACGGGTGA